The stretch of DNA GAAGAGAGATCGCAGATCTTCTGATGGCAGTCAATCGACCTTACGGAAAATCCGATTACATACCATGTATATGCTGGGGAAGAAATGCCAGATATGCTTCTGCTTTTGAAGTAGGCGGGCATGTACTGATCTGGGGCAGGATCCAGAGCAGGGAGTACATGAAACGGATTAGTGAAAACGAAACAGAAAAAAGGATTGCCTATGAAGTTTCGGTGAGTAAATTGGAATATGTTGAGTAACATTGGATATATTTTGGAATAGTGGTGAGAACATTAAGGTAACACTTGCATTTCCAGCCAATCTGCGGTAATATTAAAAAAATCAGAAAAATGGGGAATTACCGGTTTCACTAACAGTAAGAGGAAAAATCATGGAAAGAGAAATAACAGAGGTTTATTGCGGGAACGGGAAAGGAAAGACAACTCTGGCTGTAGGCCGGGGCTGCGCTTTGCTACACAGGGAAAAAGTGTGATCATCATACAGTTCCTCAAGGGCAGGGAACGCAGAGAACTGGATTTCCTTGAGGAACTGGATAATTTTGATTTCAAGATTTTCCGTTTCGAAAAAATGGACACCTGCTATAATGACCTGAGTGAGCAGGAAAAGGCAGAAGAGAGAACGAATATTCTCAATGGCCTTAATTTCGCACGGAAGGTAATTGCTACCAGAGAGTGTGATTTTCTGCTGCTGGATGAGATCCTCGGGCTTATGGATAAAGGAATCGCTCCAGTTGAGACGATCATCGATATGCTTAAGCAGAAGGATGAAAGTATGCATATAATTATGACCGGACGCTGGCTTCCGGATGCTTTGAAGCCCTATGTGGATAGTATTACCACGATAACAACAGAGCTGACTGACCAGGAACGGGAATAAGCAATATTTCACAGAAGAAAGAAGGAGGAAGACAAATGGCAATTTTTAAAGGAACAGGCGTTGCAATCGTAACACCTATGCATGAAGACGGTAAGGTGAATTTTGAGAAACTTGAGGAGATCCTTGAGGATCAAATCGCGAACAGCACAGACGCCATCGTTATCTGTGGAACAACAGGAGAATCTTCTACTCTGACACACGGAGAGCATCTTCAGACAATTAAGTTCACAATTGATAAAGTTAACAAACGTGTGCCTGTTATCGCAGGAACAGGTTCCAATTGTACAGAGACAGCGATCATGATGTCCAAGGAAGCAGCTTCCTATGGCGCAGACGCTCTTCTTATTGTAACACCTTACTATAACAAGGCTACACAGAAGGGTCTTATCGCTCATTACACAGCAATTGCCAATGCAGTTCCGGAAACTCCGCTCATCATGTACAACGTACCGAGCCGTACAGGCTGCAACATCCAGCCGGCTACAGCAGCTTACCTTGCAAAGAATGTAAAGAACATTGTCGGAATCAAGGAAGCAACAGGAGATCTTTCCCAGATCGCCAAGATGATGTCTCTGGCAGACGGACAGCTTGAGCTTTACTCCGGAAATGATGATCAGGTACTTCCGATTCTTTCTCTTGGCGGACTTGGAGTTATTTCCGTACTTTCCAACGTTGCACCGAAGTTTACACATGACATGGTCATGAAATATTTCGACGGCGACACCAAGGGAGCAACAGAGGATCAGCTGAAAGCTCTTCCGCTGATCAATGCGCTGTTCAGCGAAGTAAATCCGATTCCTGTTAAGACAGCTATGAACCTTATGGGAATGAACGTAGGGCCGCTTCGTATGCCGCTCTGCGAGATGGAAGAGGACACAAAGGCAGCTCTTGCAAAAGAGATCGAGAAATTCGGCCTTAAGCTTGCTAAGTGATCTGACTGTAAGCGAAAGGTAAAGGAGAATATACTATGGTAAAAATCATCATGCACGGCTGCAACGGACATATGGGCCAGGTCATCAGCGGCATTGTGGAGAAAGATCCGGATGCTGAGATCGTAGCAGGTATTGATATTGCAGATCAGGGAAAAAACAGCTATCCGGTATTCACCGATATTGACGCATGTCAGGTGGAGGCAGATGCGATCATTGATTTTTCTTCCGCAAAGGCAACAGACAAGCTTCTTGAGTACAGCGCGGCACGCCAGATCCCGGTTGTTCTGTGCAGTACCGGCTTAAGCCAGGAGCAGCTTGCAAAAGTGGAAGAAACATCCCGGAAGGTAGCAGTGCTGAAATCCGCAAACATGTCTCTTGGTATCAACACACTTCTGAAGCTGGTTCAGGACGCAGCTAAGGTTCTTGCAGCTGCAGGCTTTGATATGGAGATCGTAGAGAAGCATCACCGCCTGAAATTAGACGCACCAAGTGGTACTGCACTTGCGCTGGCAGACAGCATTAATGAAGCTATGGATAACCAGTATCATTATGTATATGACCGCAGCCAGAAACGTGAAAAACGCGATGATAAGGAGATCGGTATCTCCGCAGTTCGCGGCGGAACTATCGTAGGTGAGCATGAGATAATTTTTGCAGGTCAGGACGAAGTGATCGAGTTCAAGCATACTGCATATTCCAAGGCTATTTTTGGAAAAGGTGCTGTAGAAGCAGCCAAATTCCTTGCCGGCAAACCGGCAGGACGTTATGATATGAGCGACGTGATCGGCTGATTCTGACAGATTGAGCCGCAACAGAATAAAATTACAGGTAATACAGACGGGGTTCGTGTAAGATCGGACCCCGTCTTTTTTGGATGAAATTGCGGTTTTTGAAATTTTTCCCAGAATAGGATAGCGGAAAAAGTGCCATATTAGGAATACAGAATTTTTTAGAAAAAGGAGAAGATAATATGAAAAAATGGAAGGCGATTCTTTTTGGTACTTTGCTTACCCTGTCTCTGTGTACATTTACAGCCTGCGGCACAGAGGTAAACAATGCGGATGAAACAGTGGATGAAAAAGATAAAAACACGAAGGATAAGGAAAAAGATACAAACGAAAATACTGCCGCAGAAGATGAAACTATGGAAGAAAAAGCAGACAATGACGGTGTGAAGGACAATGGAGAGAGCATTAAGGATTCCGGCACGGATAACAATGAGATGTCCGATGGAAATATTACCGTGACGCCTGCAGGAAATGAAAATAACGGGACAGCAGCATCCGGAGCTGCGGATGCTGACAGAAACGAAAATGACGGAACGGTATCCGGTGAGCTGGGTGACAGTGTAAAGGACCTTGGCGACGGCGTAGGTAATGCAGTGGATGATATCGGAAACGCAGTGGGAAATGCGGTAGAAGGAAGATAACAGATATTTTACCACAGCATTGCATAAAACTGTTTCAGATGCTATTATCAGTGCATGGAAAGAAAACGGAGGACAGGATTATGAAATTCAGACCATGCATTGATATACATAACGGAAAGGTAAAACAGATCGTAGGAGGAAGCCTGAATGATCAGGGGGATCAGGCGGCAGAAAATTTTGTGTCAGAGCAGGATGCGGCATTCTATGCAGAGCTTTATAAGAAGGCAGGGTTAAAGGGCGGTCATGTGATCCTTCTGAACGGAAAGGATTCTCCGAACTACGAAGCAACGAAAGCCCAGGCACTTCTGGCTCTGGGAAAATATCCCGGAGGGCTTCAGATCGGAGGCGGTATCTGTCCGGAGAATGCGGCCGAATATCTGGAGGCTGGCGCCAGCCACGTGATCGTAACTTCCTATGTGTTTAAAAACGGAGTGATCTCCTGGGAAAATCTGGAGGAAATCCGTGATGCAGCAGGGAAAGAACATCTTGTACTTGATCTGAGCTGCCGCAAAAAAGATGGCAAATATTATATTGTCACAGATCGATGGCAGAAGTTTACAGAAGAGATCGTGACATCGGAGCTGATGGAAAGACTCGGAAGCTTCTGCGACGAATTTCTGGTCCATGCAGTGGATGTGGAAGGAAAGGCCCGAGGTGTGGAAACAGAGCTTGCAAAGCTTCTGGGACAGTATGCAGCTCATCCGGTGACCTATGCAGGCGGTGTGGGTTCTATGGCAGATATTGAAGAACTTCGAAAAGCAGGGCAGGGCAGATTGGATGTAACTGTTGGCAGTGCTTTGGATATTTTTGGCGGAAGCATATCCTTTGAAGCTCTGGCAAAAATGAAATAGTATACACAAATAGTGAAGCAGAAGCTTTTGTCCCATCAATCTTCTGGCACTGGTGTGCAGATATACATTTGTAATGAATTAATTAGATGAAATACTCTAATAGTTGCGCATTCACGACAAAAAAAACATTTTGAAGGAATATATCGAATAAATTTGGAAAAAATTTATGAAATTTTTGAAAAGTGATGTTAAAATTCAATTTAATATGTTATAATAGCAACATAAAACAGCAAAGGGGATGGAAGTCATGAAATTTATTATTAGTGGAAAGAATATAGCAGTAACCGAAGGACTTAAAACAGCTGTTGAGGACAAGCTTGGTAAACTTGAAAGGTATTTCACTCCTGAAACTGAGATTTCAGTAACCTTAAGCGTTGAGAAGGATCGCCAGAAGATCGAGGTAACGATCCCTGTGAAAGGTAACATTATCCGTTCCGAGCAGGTAAGCAACGATATGTATGTATCCATCGATCTGGTTGAAGAGGTAATTGAGCGTCAGCTTCGTAAATACAAGAACAAGATCGTTGACAAGCAGCAGGAATCCACAAACTTCCAGAAGGCATACCTTGATAAGGATTATGAAGAGGATGAGGAAGTTAAGATCATCCGTACCAAGAAATTTGGGATCAAACCAATGTATCCGGAAGATGCATGCGTACAGATGGAGCTTCTCGGACATAATTTCTTTGTATTCTTTAATGCTGAGACAGAGCAGGTTAACGTAGTTTATAAACGTAAAGGAAATACTTACGGACTGATCGAACCAGAGTTCTGATAGGGGATTTTATTATCACAACTGAATATTGAATGGAAGGCTCCGGGAATCTGTGTGAGAAATCGGCAGGTTTCCGGAGCCTTTTATGTCACAGCAAAATCAGGCTTCTTTTCTGTTGCAAGCAATAGGGGAGAACTATATAATGAAGACATATGCGAAAGGAGGAAGGGGAAATGAAAAAGAAGCTTCCTGTGGTAATCTTAAGTGCAGCTCTTGGCATGACCATGATACCGGCTACCTGTATGGCAGCGGAATTTAACAGTGGTGACACCACAAAAGAACAGACTGTGGAGGACCTGGAACTGATTTCCGGAGAAAACAATACAAAGGATTCCCAAAAGTCAGAAATACAATGGACAGGATTTAAATGGGACAGCTATTCCCAGGCAGAAATAACGCTTACGTCAGTCGTTAACGGTGTCTGCTATTATAAATGGGCAGAGCGAGGGGACGACGGAAATTCCCAGGTACCTCAGATCGAGACCGGAAATACCGTGAATGATGAGGTTTTGATCAGTGAGGATGAAGAGTTCGGGATCACACTTGCAGACCTGGATACAGACCAGGCAGTTGATCTGTATATCCAGATTGAGGATGAGAAGGGGAAATTAAGTGATCTGAAGCGGATGGAACTGGATCAGGACAGCCGCCCGGCGAAAAAAACAGATTCTGCAAAAAAACATAAAGCAGCCAAACCAAAGGCGGAGGACAGTACGGTAGAGGGGCTGGATTCTCCTCTGAAATTCTATCCGGATACATTTTACGATTTTAAGGTTATCGGTGCAGGTACCGATAATGAAGATCCGGAAAACGGAGACATTAAGTGGGTGCCTGTTTACTGGAGTACATCTGCGAATCCGAATTCCAACCGGATCCGGAGCACCTGGAAGATCGGTTCCAAGGAAGGAATCGACCAGGAGGGAACATTTAATCTGTATGTTTTCTTCCGCAAATATACCTGCAAGGATTCCAAATGGCAGTCTACGGATAAGATACAGTCTGTACAGTACAAGTTTCAGTCAGCCTCACTTTCTGAAAAATAATATTGTGTAGAGTGCGAATATCTCCTTGACATAATAAATATGTAACACATGGAGAAAAGGAGGAAGGTAAATGAAGAAAAAAGTTCTGGCGCTTTTTTTAAGTGCCGCGCTTTGTGTGACGGTGCTTCCGGCAACCGGTATGGCTGCAGAGTTTGGCAGCGGTGATGCAGAAATCGTAGAAAATGCTGCTGACAGCCAGGAGATGTTTTCCGCAGAGGAAACTACAGAGCCTATGGGAGAGACCGGGCAGCCTGCAGAAGACAGTGAGGATATTTCTGAGGGAACTGTGGATAACTCTTCCGGTGTAATCATGGAAGATGTGGAAAATACGGAAAATGCGGAGAACAGCGAGGATGCTTTCGGCGAAGCTGAGGAAGGAGTTTCAGAAGAAATCTCCAGTGAGGATGATCCGGAAGTATTATTGACAGAACTGATACCTGAGGAAGCCGGAGACAGTATGGAAGAAGAAACCGCAGAAGCTACGTCAACGTCAGATCCGGAGCTGACAGTGGCACCGGCAGCGGATCCGGAGCCGACAGTGACACCGACAGAGATTCAGGAACCGACAGTGACACCAACACCGGTGCCCAAAATAAACGTAAAATGGACCGGAGAAAAATGGGTAAGCCGCAGTTCTGTAAACGTGACACTGCAAGTTGATGCAAACGGAGCCTGTTACTACAAAGCTGCAGCGAGAAAAAAGGACGGAACATCTGATGTTCCGAGGATTGATACGGGAAACTCTCGTGTGTTGGTTACTGCAAACAGAAGCTTTGTGATATATCTTAAGAATCTGGATACAGAGAAAGAATTTGATCTGTATCTTAAGATACTGGGTTCAGATGGAAGAACCAGCAGACTGAAAAAATTAAAGCTGAATTACGGGGGGACCCGTCCGAAATATGATGTGACGCCGACACCAACCTATACACCTTTTATACCGGATGTCAAAGAAAGTTTTGTAAGAGGTCTGGATTCTCCGCTGGAATTTACTCCGAATAAATATTATAATTTTACCGTGACCGGCGCGGGAACTACAAATTCAAATCCCGGGCCTGGAGACGTGAAGTGGGTGCCGGTTTACTGGAGTACTTCACCAAATCCAACCGATAACAGGAAGAATACTACATGGCGGATCGGATCTGCCAAAGGAATAAATAAAGCCGCAACTTATAACATGTATATCTTTTTTCAGAAGTATGTTTATCAGAAATCTGCATGGGAAAAGACTGACGAAGTACAGTCAGCCGTATACCAGTTCCGGTCCGCGGCCTTGACAACTGTAAAGCTTACCACTCCCGGGCTATCCGGTACTTCCAACAGCCCTGCCGGCATCATCTTCAAATGGAAAAAAGCTGCAAATGCTTCCGGCTATAAGATATATCGAAGGACCGGAAACAGCAGCAAGTGGGTCAATATCGCTACCGTAAGCGGAAGCAATACGCTGGTCTACACAGACGGATCAGTAAAAGCAGGAACCATGTATACCTATACAGTCCGCGCATACAAAGGCTCTGCTTTAAGTGCTTATAACAAAAACGGCAGCAGGATCGTCCGCCTGACA from Blautia sp. SC05B48 encodes:
- a CDS encoding cob(I)yrinic acid a,c-diamide adenosyltransferase gives rise to the protein MIIIQFLKGRERRELDFLEELDNFDFKIFRFEKMDTCYNDLSEQEKAEERTNILNGLNFARKVIATRECDFLLLDEILGLMDKGIAPVETIIDMLKQKDESMHIIMTGRWLPDALKPYVDSITTITTELTDQERE
- the dapA gene encoding 4-hydroxy-tetrahydrodipicolinate synthase, encoding MAIFKGTGVAIVTPMHEDGKVNFEKLEEILEDQIANSTDAIVICGTTGESSTLTHGEHLQTIKFTIDKVNKRVPVIAGTGSNCTETAIMMSKEAASYGADALLIVTPYYNKATQKGLIAHYTAIANAVPETPLIMYNVPSRTGCNIQPATAAYLAKNVKNIVGIKEATGDLSQIAKMMSLADGQLELYSGNDDQVLPILSLGGLGVISVLSNVAPKFTHDMVMKYFDGDTKGATEDQLKALPLINALFSEVNPIPVKTAMNLMGMNVGPLRMPLCEMEEDTKAALAKEIEKFGLKLAK
- a CDS encoding fibronectin type III domain-containing protein, which gives rise to MKKKVLALFLSAALCVTVLPATGMAAEFGSGDAEIVENAADSQEMFSAEETTEPMGETGQPAEDSEDISEGTVDNSSGVIMEDVENTENAENSEDAFGEAEEGVSEEISSEDDPEVLLTELIPEEAGDSMEEETAEATSTSDPELTVAPAADPEPTVTPTEIQEPTVTPTPVPKINVKWTGEKWVSRSSVNVTLQVDANGACYYKAAARKKDGTSDVPRIDTGNSRVLVTANRSFVIYLKNLDTEKEFDLYLKILGSDGRTSRLKKLKLNYGGTRPKYDVTPTPTYTPFIPDVKESFVRGLDSPLEFTPNKYYNFTVTGAGTTNSNPGPGDVKWVPVYWSTSPNPTDNRKNTTWRIGSAKGINKAATYNMYIFFQKYVYQKSAWEKTDEVQSAVYQFRSAALTTVKLTTPGLSGTSNSPAGIIFKWKKAANASGYKIYRRTGNSSKWVNIATVSGSNTLVYTDGSVKAGTMYTYTVRAYKGSALSAYNKNGSRIVRLTAPVQYKPSSKASGKLTVRWKKAAGASSYQIQYAASRSMRGSRTVSTSALTRTLSGLKKGSTCYVRIRSCKKVNGKAYYGTWSSVKNAKVRK
- the hisA gene encoding phosphoribosylformimino-5-aminoimidazole carboxamide ribotide isomerase, translating into MKFRPCIDIHNGKVKQIVGGSLNDQGDQAAENFVSEQDAAFYAELYKKAGLKGGHVILLNGKDSPNYEATKAQALLALGKYPGGLQIGGGICPENAAEYLEAGASHVIVTSYVFKNGVISWENLEEIRDAAGKEHLVLDLSCRKKDGKYYIVTDRWQKFTEEIVTSELMERLGSFCDEFLVHAVDVEGKARGVETELAKLLGQYAAHPVTYAGGVGSMADIEELRKAGQGRLDVTVGSALDIFGGSISFEALAKMK
- the dapB gene encoding 4-hydroxy-tetrahydrodipicolinate reductase; the encoded protein is MVKIIMHGCNGHMGQVISGIVEKDPDAEIVAGIDIADQGKNSYPVFTDIDACQVEADAIIDFSSAKATDKLLEYSAARQIPVVLCSTGLSQEQLAKVEETSRKVAVLKSANMSLGINTLLKLVQDAAKVLAAAGFDMEIVEKHHRLKLDAPSGTALALADSINEAMDNQYHYVYDRSQKREKRDDKEIGISAVRGGTIVGEHEIIFAGQDEVIEFKHTAYSKAIFGKGAVEAAKFLAGKPAGRYDMSDVIG
- the hpf gene encoding ribosome hibernation-promoting factor, HPF/YfiA family → MKFIISGKNIAVTEGLKTAVEDKLGKLERYFTPETEISVTLSVEKDRQKIEVTIPVKGNIIRSEQVSNDMYVSIDLVEEVIERQLRKYKNKIVDKQQESTNFQKAYLDKDYEEDEEVKIIRTKKFGIKPMYPEDACVQMELLGHNFFVFFNAETEQVNVVYKRKGNTYGLIEPEF